The following proteins are encoded in a genomic region of Streptomyces sp. NBC_01723:
- the nuoH gene encoding NADH-quinone oxidoreductase subunit NuoH gives MSPYLAAEDLSMFGTDPWWLVVIKAVFCFAFLMVTVLFSIVWERKVVAWMQLRIGPNRHGPWGMLQSLADGIKLMLKEDLIVKRADKAVYVLAPIVAAIPAFMAIAVIPFGPAGNEVSIFGHRTAMQLTDLPIAMLFILAVASVGIYGIVLAGWSSGSTYPLLGGLRSCAQMISYEIAMGAAFASVFLYSGSMSTSEIVAQQGDRWYIVLLPVSFILYVVTMIGETNRAPFDMPESEGDLVGGFNTEYSSIKFAMFMLAEYVNMVTVSAVATTLFLGGWRAPWPVSTFWEGANHGWWPLLWFVVKVQLLLFFFIWLRGTLPRVRYDQLMKLGWKVLIPVSLVWLMLVATVRALRNENYDFTDIALYVGGGVLALLLLSFAVDIFRDKGKRAEEPAEEPAAFDPMAGGFPVPPMPGQELPPVPRRRPRRERELIVSGGPDTQSDGPAGGSTDGKEASDG, from the coding sequence ATGAGCCCGTACCTCGCCGCTGAAGACCTCTCGATGTTCGGCACCGACCCCTGGTGGCTGGTCGTCATCAAGGCGGTGTTCTGCTTCGCCTTCCTGATGGTGACCGTGCTGTTCTCCATCGTGTGGGAGCGCAAGGTCGTCGCCTGGATGCAGCTGCGCATCGGACCGAACCGGCACGGCCCCTGGGGCATGCTCCAGTCGCTCGCCGACGGCATCAAGCTGATGCTCAAGGAAGACCTGATCGTCAAGCGCGCCGACAAGGCGGTGTACGTCCTCGCGCCGATCGTCGCGGCCATCCCGGCCTTCATGGCGATCGCCGTGATCCCCTTCGGCCCGGCCGGCAACGAGGTCTCGATCTTCGGCCACCGCACCGCGATGCAGCTCACCGACCTGCCGATCGCCATGCTGTTCATCCTGGCGGTCGCCTCGGTCGGCATCTACGGCATCGTGCTGGCGGGCTGGAGCTCGGGATCGACGTACCCGCTCCTCGGCGGGCTGCGGTCCTGCGCGCAGATGATCTCCTACGAGATCGCGATGGGCGCCGCGTTCGCCTCGGTCTTCCTCTACTCCGGCTCGATGTCCACGTCGGAGATCGTCGCGCAGCAGGGCGACCGCTGGTACATCGTGCTGCTGCCGGTCTCCTTCATCCTCTACGTCGTCACGATGATCGGCGAGACCAACCGCGCCCCCTTCGACATGCCGGAGTCCGAGGGCGACCTGGTGGGCGGCTTCAACACCGAGTACTCGTCGATCAAGTTCGCGATGTTCATGCTCGCCGAGTACGTGAACATGGTGACCGTCTCGGCGGTCGCCACCACGCTGTTCCTGGGCGGCTGGCGGGCCCCGTGGCCGGTCAGCACCTTCTGGGAGGGCGCCAACCACGGCTGGTGGCCGCTGCTCTGGTTCGTCGTCAAGGTCCAGTTGCTGCTGTTCTTCTTCATCTGGCTGCGCGGCACGCTCCCGCGCGTCCGCTACGACCAGTTGATGAAGCTCGGCTGGAAGGTCCTCATCCCGGTCTCCCTGGTCTGGCTCATGCTGGTCGCGACCGTGCGGGCCCTGCGCAACGAGAACTACGACTTCACCGACATCGCCCTCTACGTCGGCGGCGGCGTCCTGGCCCTGCTGCTGTTGTCCTTCGCCGTGGACATCTTCCGCGACAAGGGCAAGCGGGCCGAGGAGCCCGCCGAGGAGCCCGCCGCCTTCGACCCGATGGCCGGCGGATTCCCCGTACCGCCGATGCCCGGACAGGAGTTGCCGCCGGTGCCACGACGCCGCCCGCGCCGAGAGCGGGAGCTGATTGTCAGTGGCGGGCCCGATACTCAGAGTGACGGACCTGCGGGCGGATCTACGGATGGAAAGGAGGCGTCCGATGGCTGA
- the nuoI gene encoding NADH-quinone oxidoreductase subunit NuoI: MAEEPKETNPGFQNPVAGFGVTFKAMFKKRLTEQYPEQQKTTAPRFHGRHQLNRHPDGLEKCVGCELCAWACPADAIYVEGADNTDEERYSPGERYGRVYQINYARCILCGLCIEACPTRALTMTNEFELADSSRANLIFTKDQLLAGLEEGMVDSPHAIYPGTDEQDYYRGLVTEAAPGTEQQVAHSEGEVVQEGDSTFGGTEPASEKVIRR; the protein is encoded by the coding sequence ATGGCTGAGGAACCCAAGGAGACCAACCCCGGTTTCCAGAACCCCGTGGCCGGCTTCGGCGTGACCTTCAAGGCCATGTTCAAGAAGCGGCTGACCGAGCAGTACCCGGAGCAGCAGAAGACCACCGCTCCGCGCTTCCACGGACGGCACCAGCTCAACCGCCATCCGGACGGCCTGGAGAAGTGCGTCGGGTGCGAACTGTGCGCCTGGGCCTGCCCCGCGGACGCCATCTACGTGGAGGGCGCGGACAACACCGACGAGGAGCGCTACTCGCCGGGCGAGCGGTACGGCCGCGTCTACCAGATCAACTACGCCCGCTGCATCCTGTGCGGCCTGTGCATCGAGGCGTGCCCCACGCGCGCGCTGACGATGACCAACGAGTTCGAACTGGCCGACTCCAGCCGCGCCAACCTCATCTTCACCAAGGACCAGCTGCTGGCCGGCCTGGAGGAGGGCATGGTCGACTCGCCCCACGCCATCTACCCGGGCACGGACGAGCAGGACTACTACCGGGGCCTGGTGACCGAGGCGGCCCCAGGCACCGAGCAGCAGGTCGCGCACTCCGAGGGCGAGGTCGTCCAGGAGGGCGACTCGACCTTCGGCGGGACCGAACCGGCGTCGGAGAAGGTGATCCGCCGATGA
- a CDS encoding NADH-quinone oxidoreductase subunit J yields the protein MSAQLAAAATLSAGTSTGEAVQFWILGTVAVIGALCTVFMRKAVHSALCLAGTMIVLAVFYLANGAYFLGIVQIVVYTGAVMMLFLFVVMLVGVTAADSLKETIKGQRWLALVSGLGFGILLIAGIGNASLQETTGLAQANANGNVEGIASLIFTKYVFAFEITGALLITAAVGAMVLTHRERTERAATQRELAERRVREGKHLPPLPAPGVYARHNAVDIAGLLPDGTPSELTVSKTLRERGQIRDVSTQALGDLKALEQRAEERLERGAAGPDNSKRSEEASK from the coding sequence ATGAGCGCGCAGCTCGCCGCCGCGGCGACCCTCTCCGCCGGCACCTCCACCGGAGAGGCCGTCCAGTTCTGGATCCTCGGCACGGTCGCGGTGATCGGCGCCCTGTGCACCGTCTTCATGCGGAAGGCCGTGCACAGCGCGCTCTGCCTCGCCGGAACCATGATCGTCCTGGCGGTGTTCTACCTCGCCAACGGCGCCTACTTCCTCGGCATCGTGCAGATCGTCGTCTACACCGGCGCGGTCATGATGCTGTTCCTGTTCGTGGTGATGCTCGTCGGCGTCACCGCGGCGGACTCCCTGAAGGAGACCATCAAGGGCCAGCGCTGGCTGGCCCTGGTGTCCGGGCTCGGCTTCGGCATCCTGCTGATCGCCGGCATCGGCAACGCCTCGCTGCAGGAGACCACCGGCCTCGCCCAGGCGAACGCGAACGGAAACGTGGAGGGCATCGCGTCCCTCATCTTCACCAAGTACGTCTTCGCCTTCGAGATCACCGGCGCACTGCTCATCACGGCCGCCGTCGGCGCCATGGTGCTCACCCACCGCGAGCGCACCGAACGCGCGGCGACCCAGCGCGAGCTGGCCGAGCGCCGCGTCCGCGAGGGCAAGCACCTGCCACCGCTCCCGGCACCCGGCGTGTACGCCCGGCACAACGCGGTCGACATCGCGGGCCTCCTGCCCGACGGCACCCCGTCCGAGCTGACCGTCAGCAAGACGCTGCGCGAGCGGGGCCAGATCCGCGACGTGTCGACCCAGGCGCTGGGCGACCTGAAGGCCCTGGAGCAACGGGCCGAGGAGCGCCTGGAGCGTGGCGCGGCCGGGCCGGACAACTCCAAGCGGTCCGAGGAGGCGTCGAAGTGA
- the nuoK gene encoding NADH-quinone oxidoreductase subunit NuoK has protein sequence MNPVNYLYLAALLFTIGATGVLIRRNAIVVFMCIELMLNACNLAFVAFSRMHGNLDGQIIAFFTMVVAAAEVVVGLAIIVSLFRSRHSASVDGASLMKL, from the coding sequence GTGAACCCCGTCAACTACCTGTACCTCGCGGCCCTGTTGTTCACGATCGGCGCCACCGGCGTCCTGATCCGGCGCAACGCGATCGTGGTCTTCATGTGCATCGAGCTGATGCTCAACGCCTGCAACCTCGCGTTCGTCGCCTTCTCCCGCATGCACGGCAACCTCGACGGCCAGATCATCGCCTTCTTCACGATGGTCGTCGCCGCCGCGGAGGTCGTCGTCGGGCTCGCGATCATCGTGTCCCTGTTCCGTTCCCGCCACTCGGCCTCGGTCGACGGCGCCAGCCTGATGAAGCTGTGA
- the nuoL gene encoding NADH-quinone oxidoreductase subunit L: MENLIALLVAAPLLGAAVLLCGGRRLDAVGHWIGTLLAAASFVIGVVLFADMLGSGAEDRTLTQHLFSWIPVEGFQADVAFRLDQLSMTFVLLITGVGSLIHLYSVSYMEHDERRRRFFGYLNLFLAAMLLLVLADNYLLLYVGWEGVGLASYLLIGFWQHKPSAATAAKKAFLVNRVGDMGLSIAIMLMFLWFGTFAFGPVLGGEGEAGLAGSAGEGKLTAIALMLLLAACGKSAQVPLQSWLGDAMEGPTPVSALIHAATMVTAGVYLIVRSGAIFNGAPDAQLVVAIVGAVTLLFGAIVGCAKDDIKKALAGSTMSQIGYMVLAAGLGPIGYVFAIMHLVTHGFFKAGLFLGAGSVMHGMNDEVDMRRYGGLRKYMPVTFVTFGLGYLAIIGFPGLSGFFSKDKIIESAFAKGGTEGWILGGVALLGAAITAYYMTRVMLMTFFGEERWRKAPTPSPAASDVEPAAETRGEYTPPHPHESPKLMTIPMIVLAVGSVFGGAFFSIGDRFVHWLEPITGHDHGHAPISALTVTVSTVAVMVIGVAVAWAQYGRRPVPAVAPRGSLLTRAARRDLLQDDFNHVVLVRGGEHLTRSLVYVDHTLVDGVVNGTAASVGGLSGRMRKLQNGFARSYAVSMFGGAAVLVAATLLMRAV; this comes from the coding sequence GTGGAGAATTTGATTGCGCTGCTTGTCGCGGCGCCCTTGCTCGGAGCTGCGGTTCTGCTGTGCGGCGGACGCCGGCTCGACGCCGTCGGCCACTGGATCGGCACGCTGCTGGCGGCCGCGTCCTTCGTGATCGGCGTCGTCCTCTTCGCCGACATGCTCGGCAGCGGCGCCGAGGACCGCACCCTGACACAGCACCTGTTCAGCTGGATCCCGGTGGAGGGCTTCCAGGCCGACGTCGCCTTCCGGCTCGACCAGCTGTCGATGACGTTCGTCCTGCTGATCACCGGCGTCGGCTCACTGATCCACCTGTACTCCGTCTCCTACATGGAGCACGACGAGCGCCGCCGCCGCTTCTTCGGCTACCTCAACCTGTTCCTCGCGGCGATGCTGCTGCTCGTCCTCGCCGACAACTACCTGCTGCTGTACGTCGGCTGGGAGGGCGTCGGACTCGCCTCCTACCTGCTGATCGGCTTCTGGCAGCACAAGCCCAGTGCCGCCACCGCCGCGAAGAAGGCCTTCCTGGTCAACCGCGTCGGCGACATGGGCCTGTCCATCGCGATCATGCTGATGTTCCTGTGGTTCGGCACCTTCGCCTTCGGGCCGGTGCTCGGCGGCGAGGGGGAGGCCGGGCTCGCGGGCTCGGCCGGCGAGGGCAAGCTCACCGCGATCGCCCTGATGCTGCTGCTCGCCGCCTGCGGCAAGTCCGCCCAGGTACCGCTCCAGTCCTGGCTCGGGGACGCGATGGAGGGCCCGACCCCGGTCTCGGCCCTCATCCACGCCGCGACCATGGTGACCGCGGGCGTCTACCTGATCGTCCGCTCCGGCGCGATCTTCAACGGCGCGCCCGACGCCCAGCTGGTGGTCGCCATCGTGGGCGCGGTCACGCTGCTCTTCGGTGCGATCGTCGGTTGTGCCAAGGACGACATCAAGAAGGCGCTGGCCGGTTCGACCATGTCGCAGATCGGCTACATGGTGCTGGCCGCCGGACTCGGCCCCATCGGCTACGTCTTCGCGATCATGCACCTGGTGACGCACGGCTTCTTCAAGGCCGGGCTGTTCCTCGGCGCGGGTTCCGTCATGCACGGCATGAACGACGAGGTCGACATGCGCCGCTACGGCGGACTGCGCAAGTACATGCCGGTCACCTTCGTCACCTTCGGCCTCGGCTATCTGGCGATCATCGGCTTCCCGGGACTGTCCGGCTTCTTCTCCAAGGACAAGATCATCGAGTCGGCGTTCGCCAAGGGCGGCACCGAGGGCTGGATCCTCGGCGGCGTCGCCCTGCTCGGCGCGGCCATCACGGCGTACTACATGACGCGCGTGATGCTGATGACGTTCTTCGGCGAGGAGCGCTGGCGCAAGGCGCCGACGCCGTCGCCCGCCGCCTCCGACGTGGAGCCGGCGGCCGAGACCCGCGGCGAGTACACGCCTCCGCACCCGCACGAGTCGCCGAAGCTCATGACGATCCCGATGATCGTGCTGGCCGTCGGCTCGGTGTTCGGCGGCGCGTTCTTCAGCATCGGTGACCGGTTCGTGCACTGGCTGGAGCCCATCACCGGGCACGACCACGGACACGCGCCGATCAGCGCCCTGACGGTCACCGTCTCCACGGTCGCCGTGATGGTGATCGGTGTCGCGGTCGCCTGGGCGCAGTACGGGCGCCGTCCCGTCCCGGCCGTCGCCCCGCGCGGGTCGCTGCTCACCCGGGCCGCCCGGCGCGACCTGCTCCAGGACGACTTCAACCACGTCGTCCTGGTCCGCGGCGGCGAGCACCTCACGCGCTCCCTGGTGTACGTCGACCACACCCTGGTCGACGGGGTCGTCAACGGCACGGCGGCCTCGGTCGGCGGCCTGTCCGGGCGGATGCGCAAGCTGCAGAACGGGTTCGCGCGCAGTTACGCGGTCTCGATGTTCGGCGGTGCGGCGGTCCTCGTCGCCGCGACCCTGCTGATGAGGGCGGTCTGA
- a CDS encoding NADH-quinone oxidoreductase subunit M — MSFPLLTVTAALPAVGAIATAAVPAAKRTAAKWLALLVSLGTLALAIAVLVRFDPGGDRYQLTESHSWIADFGVRYELGVDGIAVALIALTALLIPFIILAGWHDADPLETGSSRWRPTQGFFALILAVEAMVIISFEATDVFLFYIFFEAMLIPMYFLIGGFGDRAHEHGEKTAATQRSYAAVKFLLYNLAGGLIMLAAVIGLYVVAGNFSLTEIAQARASGELDMATSTERWLFLGFFFAFAVKAPLWPLHTWLPNAMQESTAPVAVLITAVVDKVGTFAMLRFCLQLFPEASKWATPVILVLAVVSIIYGALLAVGQRDIKRLIAYASISHFGFIIMGIFAMTSQGQSGATLYMVNHGISTAVLMLIAGFLISRRGSRLIADYGGVQKVAPVLAGTFLIGGLATLSLPGLAPFISEFLVLVGTFTRYPVIGIIATFGIVLAALYTLVLYQRTMTGPVKPEVSAMPDLRVRELVVVAPLVALLIFLGVFPKPVTDIVNPAVEQTMSDVHKKDPQPEVEAAK, encoded by the coding sequence ATGTCCTTTCCCCTGCTGACAGTCACGGCGGCCCTCCCGGCCGTCGGGGCGATCGCCACGGCCGCCGTGCCGGCCGCGAAACGCACGGCGGCCAAGTGGCTGGCGCTGCTGGTCTCGCTGGGCACGCTCGCGCTGGCGATCGCGGTCCTGGTCCGCTTCGACCCCGGCGGCGACCGCTACCAGCTCACCGAGTCGCACTCCTGGATCGCGGACTTCGGCGTCCGGTACGAACTGGGCGTGGACGGCATCGCGGTGGCGCTGATCGCGCTGACCGCGCTGCTGATCCCGTTCATCATCCTCGCGGGCTGGCACGACGCCGACCCGCTGGAGACCGGCAGCAGCCGGTGGCGGCCGACGCAGGGCTTCTTCGCCCTGATCCTGGCCGTCGAGGCGATGGTGATCATCTCGTTCGAGGCCACCGACGTCTTCCTCTTCTACATCTTCTTCGAAGCCATGCTCATCCCGATGTACTTCCTCATCGGCGGCTTCGGGGACCGGGCCCACGAGCACGGCGAGAAGACGGCGGCGACGCAGCGGTCGTACGCCGCGGTGAAGTTCCTCCTCTACAACCTGGCCGGCGGTCTGATCATGCTGGCCGCGGTGATCGGGCTCTACGTGGTCGCCGGGAACTTCTCGCTGACGGAGATCGCCCAGGCGCGGGCCAGCGGCGAGCTGGACATGGCGACCAGCACTGAGCGCTGGCTCTTCCTCGGCTTCTTCTTCGCCTTCGCGGTGAAGGCGCCGCTGTGGCCGCTGCACACCTGGCTGCCCAACGCCATGCAGGAGTCGACGGCCCCGGTGGCGGTGCTCATCACGGCGGTCGTCGACAAGGTCGGCACCTTCGCGATGCTCCGCTTCTGCCTCCAGCTCTTCCCGGAGGCGAGCAAGTGGGCGACGCCGGTCATCCTGGTCCTGGCGGTCGTCAGCATCATCTACGGCGCGCTGCTCGCGGTCGGCCAGCGCGACATCAAGCGGCTGATCGCGTACGCGTCGATCTCGCACTTCGGCTTCATCATCATGGGCATCTTCGCGATGACCAGCCAGGGCCAGTCCGGCGCGACGCTGTACATGGTCAACCACGGCATCTCGACCGCGGTGCTGATGCTGATCGCCGGCTTCCTGATCTCCCGGCGCGGCTCGCGGCTCATCGCCGACTACGGCGGGGTGCAGAAGGTGGCGCCGGTACTCGCCGGCACCTTCCTGATCGGCGGCCTCGCGACCCTCTCCCTGCCGGGCCTCGCGCCCTTCATCAGTGAGTTCCTGGTCCTGGTCGGCACGTTCACGCGCTATCCCGTGATCGGCATCATCGCCACCTTCGGCATCGTCCTCGCCGCGCTCTACACCCTGGTCCTCTACCAGCGGACGATGACGGGCCCGGTGAAGCCGGAGGTCTCCGCGATGCCCGACCTGCGGGTACGTGAGCTGGTCGTGGTGGCGCCGCTGGTCGCGCTGCTGATCTTCCTGGGCGTCTTCCCGAAGCCCGTCACGGACATCGTCAACCCCGCGGTGGAGCAGACCATGTCCGACGTACACAAGAAGGACCCCCAGCCTGAGGTGGAGGCGGCCAAGTGA
- the nuoN gene encoding NADH-quinone oxidoreductase subunit NuoN — MSATAVHSLWTTAAAADPIAKIDAPKIEYGQLAPTLIIVGAAIIGILVEAFVPRRARYYVQMFVSAVALVAAFAAVVALAAGGYGTTKAGIAAMGAIAVDGPALFLQGTILLVALVGLFTFAERRLDPETHGNRVDSFAAQAAAVPGSESEQKAVKAGFTTTEVFPLLLFAVAGMLVFPAANDLLTLFVALEVFSLPLYLLCALARRKRLMSQEAAVKYFLLGAFASAFTLFGIALLYGYAGSMSYGTIAQVVDGTVQNVTPALADTMGNDALLLVGSALIVMGLLFKVGAVPFHMWTPDVYQGAPTPVTGFMASATKVAAFGALLRILYVVLPGLRWDWRPVMWAVAIVTMLGGAIVAITQTDIKRLLAYSSIAHAGFILAGVIATTPDGISSVLFYLAAYSFVTIGAFAVVTLVRDAGGEATHLSKWAGLGRRSPLVAAVFAIFLLAFAGIPLTSGFAGKFAVFKAAAEGGAAPLVVIGVISSAIAAFFYIRVIVLMFFSEPRPEGPTVAVPSPLTMTAIGVGVAVTVVLGVAPQYFLDLAGQAGVFVR, encoded by the coding sequence GTGAGCGCAACAGCCGTCCACAGCCTGTGGACAACGGCGGCGGCGGCCGACCCGATCGCCAAGATCGACGCGCCGAAGATCGAGTACGGGCAGCTCGCGCCCACCCTCATCATCGTCGGCGCGGCGATCATCGGAATCCTGGTCGAGGCCTTCGTGCCGCGCAGGGCCCGCTACTACGTGCAGATGTTCGTGTCGGCCGTCGCGCTGGTCGCCGCCTTCGCCGCGGTCGTCGCGCTCGCGGCGGGCGGATACGGCACGACCAAGGCGGGCATCGCGGCGATGGGCGCCATCGCCGTCGACGGACCGGCCCTCTTCCTGCAGGGCACGATCCTGCTGGTGGCGCTGGTCGGCCTGTTCACCTTCGCCGAGCGGCGGCTCGACCCGGAGACGCACGGCAACCGCGTCGACTCCTTCGCCGCGCAGGCCGCGGCCGTACCGGGCAGCGAGAGCGAGCAGAAGGCGGTCAAGGCGGGCTTCACCACCACGGAGGTGTTCCCGCTCCTGCTCTTCGCGGTCGCCGGCATGCTGGTCTTCCCGGCCGCCAACGACCTGCTGACGCTCTTCGTCGCCCTGGAGGTCTTCTCCCTCCCGCTGTACCTGCTCTGCGCGCTGGCCCGCCGCAAGCGGCTCATGTCGCAGGAGGCGGCGGTCAAGTACTTCCTCCTCGGCGCCTTCGCCTCCGCGTTCACCCTCTTCGGCATCGCCCTGCTCTACGGCTACGCGGGCTCCATGTCGTACGGCACGATCGCCCAGGTCGTCGACGGCACCGTGCAGAACGTCACCCCGGCACTCGCCGACACCATGGGCAACGACGCGCTGCTCCTCGTCGGCTCCGCGCTGATCGTCATGGGCCTGCTGTTCAAGGTGGGCGCGGTGCCGTTCCACATGTGGACGCCGGACGTGTACCAGGGCGCGCCGACGCCGGTGACCGGCTTCATGGCGTCGGCGACCAAGGTGGCCGCCTTCGGCGCGCTGCTGCGCATCCTCTACGTCGTCCTGCCCGGCCTGCGCTGGGACTGGCGGCCGGTGATGTGGGCCGTGGCGATCGTCACCATGCTGGGCGGCGCGATCGTCGCGATCACGCAGACCGACATCAAGCGGCTGCTGGCGTACTCGTCGATCGCGCACGCGGGCTTCATCCTCGCCGGTGTCATCGCGACCACGCCGGACGGCATCTCGTCCGTCCTCTTCTACCTGGCCGCGTACTCCTTCGTCACGATCGGCGCCTTCGCCGTGGTGACGCTGGTGCGCGACGCGGGCGGCGAGGCGACGCACCTGTCCAAGTGGGCCGGGCTCGGCCGCAGGTCACCGCTGGTGGCGGCGGTGTTCGCGATCTTCCTGCTGGCCTTCGCGGGCATCCCGCTGACCTCCGGGTTCGCCGGCAAGTTCGCCGTGTTCAAGGCGGCGGCGGAGGGTGGCGCGGCCCCGCTGGTGGTCATCGGCGTGATCTCGTCGGCGATCGCGGCGTTCTTCTACATCCGCGTGATCGTCCTGATGTTCTTCAGCGAGCCGCGGCCCGAGGGGCCGACGGTGGCGGTCCCGTCACCGCTGACGATGACGGCGATCGGCGTCGGAGTCGCGGTCACGGTGGTACTCGGCGTGGCACCGCAGTACTTCCTGGACCTTGCCGGCCAGGCGGGGGTGTTCGTGCGCTGA
- a CDS encoding Uma2 family endonuclease translates to MSVAPKASTPDWPVPPEGGWTADDLDRLPNLPPHTELIDGSLVFVSPQTLFHSRAVDFFNWQLQSLAPAEFEVIREFTIDIDRQNRPEPDVIVVRGDVVDDPQQTRYPAEAVTLAIEVVSAESVSRDRETKPLKYARAGIAHYWRVENEKGLAVVHAFELEPATGAYTSVGIFRERMKLSAPFPMDLDLTAIKARRGGE, encoded by the coding sequence ATGAGCGTCGCACCGAAGGCGTCCACGCCCGACTGGCCGGTCCCGCCGGAGGGCGGCTGGACCGCCGACGACCTGGACCGGCTTCCGAACCTGCCTCCGCACACGGAGCTGATCGACGGGAGCCTCGTCTTCGTGAGTCCGCAGACCCTTTTCCACTCACGCGCTGTCGACTTTTTCAACTGGCAGCTTCAGTCCCTCGCCCCGGCGGAGTTCGAGGTCATTCGAGAGTTCACCATCGACATCGACCGGCAGAACCGGCCCGAACCGGACGTCATCGTCGTGCGCGGCGACGTGGTCGACGACCCGCAACAGACCCGCTACCCCGCCGAGGCCGTCACCCTGGCCATCGAGGTCGTCTCCGCCGAATCCGTCTCCCGCGACCGCGAGACCAAGCCCCTCAAGTACGCCCGCGCCGGCATCGCCCACTACTGGCGGGTGGAGAACGAGAAGGGGCTCGCCGTCGTCCACGCCTTCGAGCTGGAGCCCGCGACCGGCGCCTACACCAGTGTGGGCATCTTCCGTGAGCGCATGAAGCTGAGCGCCCCGTTCCCGATGGACCTGGACCTCACCGCCATCAAGGCACGCCGCGGCGGCGAGTAG